One stretch of Saccharopolyspora erythraea DNA includes these proteins:
- a CDS encoding response regulator transcription factor — protein MRVLVVEDEPGVRDAVVRGLESEGYEIRAAGDGARALTEITAWRPGAIVLDLLMPFMDGLTMCRRLRAYGDRTPILVLTARDAVADRIDGLDAGADDYLVKPFDLDELLARVRALLRRSYPGDDTVLRCADLTVDTGAHRVRRGQRTVELSRTEYALLEVLLRNAGQAMPRGLLVERVWGQDFGPSSNSLEVYVRYLRRKLEAAGEPRLVHTVRGVGYRLDESL, from the coding sequence GTGCGGGTGCTGGTGGTCGAGGACGAGCCGGGCGTGCGCGACGCCGTGGTCCGCGGGCTCGAGAGCGAGGGCTACGAGATCCGGGCGGCCGGGGACGGTGCGAGGGCGCTGACCGAGATCACCGCGTGGCGGCCCGGGGCGATCGTGCTCGACCTGCTGATGCCGTTCATGGACGGGCTGACGATGTGCCGCCGCTTGCGCGCCTACGGCGACCGCACGCCGATCCTGGTGCTCACCGCGCGCGACGCGGTGGCCGACCGGATCGACGGGCTCGACGCGGGCGCGGACGACTACCTGGTCAAGCCCTTCGACCTGGACGAGCTGCTCGCGCGGGTGCGGGCGCTGCTGCGGCGCAGCTACCCCGGCGACGACACCGTGCTGCGCTGCGCGGACCTGACCGTGGACACCGGGGCGCACCGGGTGCGGCGCGGTCAGCGGACGGTGGAGCTCAGCCGGACCGAGTACGCGCTGCTGGAGGTGCTGCTGCGCAACGCCGGTCAGGCGATGCCGCGCGGGTTGCTCGTCGAGCGGGTGTGGGGCCAGGACTTCGGGCCGTCGTCGAACTCGCTGGAGGTCTACGTCCGCTACCTGCGGCGCAAGCTGGAGGCCGCCGGGGAACCGAGGCTCGTGCACACCGTGCGCGGCGTCGGGTACCGGCTGGACGAGTCACTTTGA
- a CDS encoding MerR family transcriptional regulator, whose protein sequence is MLTISQLAATAGVTVRTVRHYHQVGLLPEPERDASGYRRYSAQAAVDLIRIRTLADAGVPLARIDALLHAQQAEFAAAITDIDAELQRKIDQLTQHRHRIAELDSGERLVLPPEVVANLDRMRSLGVSERTVLLERDTWILMQALDPDAMEQGIRDKTASFDDPETVRLYLLCDQSVDWDPDDPRVDQLIEELDRWELEHERDSSRPGNMELAFSRVAEASPAWRRILDVLADRGRRRRTAVSDS, encoded by the coding sequence GTGCTCACGATCAGCCAGCTCGCGGCGACCGCCGGCGTGACCGTGCGCACCGTTCGCCACTACCACCAGGTCGGGCTGTTGCCCGAGCCGGAGCGCGATGCCTCCGGTTACCGCCGCTACAGCGCGCAAGCCGCGGTGGATCTCATCCGGATCAGGACCCTCGCCGACGCCGGGGTGCCGCTGGCCCGCATCGACGCGCTGCTGCACGCACAGCAGGCCGAGTTCGCCGCGGCCATCACCGACATCGACGCCGAACTGCAGCGCAAGATCGACCAGCTCACCCAGCACCGCCACCGCATCGCCGAACTGGACAGCGGCGAAAGGCTTGTCCTGCCCCCCGAAGTCGTCGCCAACCTCGACCGGATGCGCAGCCTCGGGGTCAGCGAACGGACCGTACTGCTCGAGCGCGACACCTGGATCCTGATGCAGGCACTGGACCCGGACGCCATGGAGCAGGGAATACGGGACAAGACCGCCAGCTTCGACGACCCCGAGACGGTCCGCCTGTACCTCCTCTGCGATCAGTCGGTCGACTGGGACCCGGACGATCCCCGCGTGGACCAGCTCATCGAAGAGCTGGACAGATGGGAGCTCGAGCACGAACGCGACAGCAGCCGACCGGGGAACATGGAACTGGCCTTCTCCCGGGTCGCCGAGGCGTCACCGGCGTGGCGACGGATCCTCGACGTGCTCGCCGACCGCGGCAGGCGGCGCCGGACCGCCGTGTCCGACAGCTGA
- a CDS encoding cytochrome P450, protein MTRTVPIPHGLPMERDAGPFDPPSQITRLRDAHPVSPMIFPDGHEGWLVTGYDAVRRLMADTRFSSRQDIGIQHVPYETPGMPAPTEPSPQVPGLFIAMDPPEHTRLRRKLTGAFTVKRMKMLEEQIVDITELQLDELARLTPPVDLVKEFALPVPSLVICELLGVPYADRDDFQANSAKFMVRDQSLDEKMAAWGAMTTYLAELVTRKRAEPGDDVLSDLARHDDLTIEELTGAAFLLLLAGHETTANMLALGTFALLEHPEQLAELRADPDLLPDAVEELLRYLSVADVFYRYATDDIELGGETIGRGSTVVVSLLAANRDPQRFENPDSLDIHRKARGHLSFGHGIHQCLGQQLARIEMRAGFGGLLRRFPVLELAIPAGEVKLRTDMNIYGVHELPVTWTETAR, encoded by the coding sequence ATGACCCGAACGGTCCCCATCCCGCACGGCCTCCCCATGGAGCGCGACGCGGGCCCCTTCGACCCGCCCAGCCAGATCACCCGGCTGCGCGATGCTCACCCCGTCAGTCCCATGATCTTCCCCGACGGTCACGAGGGCTGGCTCGTCACAGGCTATGACGCGGTCCGCCGGCTCATGGCCGACACCCGGTTCAGCTCCCGCCAGGACATCGGCATCCAGCACGTGCCGTACGAGACCCCCGGCATGCCCGCCCCCACCGAACCGTCCCCGCAGGTGCCGGGCCTGTTCATCGCCATGGACCCGCCGGAGCACACCCGGCTGCGGCGCAAGCTCACCGGCGCCTTCACCGTCAAACGCATGAAGATGCTCGAAGAGCAGATCGTCGACATCACCGAGCTGCAACTGGACGAGCTGGCGCGCCTGACCCCGCCGGTCGACCTGGTCAAGGAGTTCGCGCTGCCGGTGCCCTCGCTGGTGATCTGCGAGCTGCTCGGTGTCCCCTACGCGGACCGGGACGACTTCCAGGCCAACTCCGCCAAGTTCATGGTCAGGGACCAGTCCCTCGACGAGAAGATGGCCGCGTGGGGAGCGATGACCACGTACCTGGCCGAACTGGTCACGCGCAAGCGCGCCGAACCCGGCGACGACGTGCTGTCCGACCTGGCCCGCCACGACGACCTCACCATCGAGGAGCTGACCGGCGCCGCCTTCCTGCTGCTGCTCGCCGGCCACGAGACCACCGCCAACATGCTGGCACTGGGCACCTTCGCGCTCCTGGAGCACCCCGAGCAGCTGGCCGAACTGCGCGCCGACCCGGACCTGCTGCCCGATGCCGTCGAGGAACTCCTGCGCTACCTGTCCGTCGCCGACGTCTTCTACCGCTATGCCACGGATGACATCGAGCTCGGCGGTGAAACGATCGGCAGGGGATCGACCGTCGTCGTCTCGCTGCTGGCGGCCAACCGCGACCCCCAGCGCTTCGAGAACCCCGACAGCCTGGACATCCACCGCAAGGCCCGCGGTCACCTGTCCTTCGGACACGGCATCCACCAATGTCTCGGCCAGCAACTGGCCCGCATCGAGATGCGCGCCGGTTTCGGCGGACTGCTGCGTCGCTTCCCGGTCCTCGAGCTCGCCATCCCGGCAGGCGAGGTGAAGCTCAGGACCGACATGAACATCTACGGCGTCCACGAACTGCCGGTCACCTGGACGGAAACGGCCCGGTAG
- a CDS encoding alpha/beta fold hydrolase, producing the protein MTKNITSAAPPAPAVGGFQEVDGRRLFVHRSGSGGPAVVFLPGASAVGLDYFGVQQGVSRFTTAVVYDRGGTGYSDPLPLPRPAAAVAAELHELLHAQDIAAPYVLVAHSLGGAYAHRFAQLYPREVAGLVWLDAFHRDWDDFLPPEASLAASERMAPSPEQLRQGLPAMREMCAELLGDFPDHVREPLIDYHVSDRWIHVGVAERGTLAELATELRAGPDVPDVPVIALTPLGIDPGQQALMPEQTLQAMHDGKKRLDAALVSAVSHGEQRILSDTGHSQLCFERSDAVVQAIRDVVGRARA; encoded by the coding sequence ATGACGAAGAACATCACTTCCGCGGCTCCGCCCGCTCCTGCGGTCGGCGGGTTCCAGGAAGTCGACGGCCGCCGCCTTTTCGTGCATCGGTCGGGCAGCGGCGGACCGGCCGTGGTGTTCCTGCCGGGCGCGAGCGCGGTCGGTCTGGACTATTTCGGTGTCCAGCAAGGGGTTTCACGGTTCACCACCGCCGTCGTGTACGACCGCGGCGGCACCGGCTACAGCGACCCCCTCCCGCTGCCGCGCCCCGCCGCCGCGGTCGCCGCGGAACTGCACGAGCTGCTGCACGCCCAGGACATCGCCGCCCCGTACGTTCTGGTGGCGCACTCCCTCGGCGGCGCCTACGCGCATCGGTTCGCGCAGCTGTACCCGCGGGAGGTGGCCGGGCTGGTCTGGCTGGACGCCTTCCACCGCGACTGGGACGACTTCCTGCCTCCCGAGGCGAGCCTGGCCGCGAGCGAGCGGATGGCGCCGTCTCCGGAGCAGCTCCGGCAGGGGCTCCCTGCCATGCGCGAGATGTGCGCCGAGTTGCTCGGGGACTTCCCGGACCACGTGCGGGAACCGCTGATCGACTACCACGTGAGCGACAGGTGGATCCACGTCGGCGTCGCCGAGCGCGGCACGCTGGCCGAACTCGCCACCGAACTTCGGGCCGGACCGGACGTTCCCGACGTCCCGGTGATCGCGCTGACCCCGTTGGGCATCGACCCCGGCCAGCAGGCGCTGATGCCGGAGCAGACGTTGCAGGCGATGCACGACGGCAAGAAAAGACTGGACGCGGCCCTGGTGAGCGCGGTCTCGCACGGGGAGCAGCGGATCCTCTCCGACACCGGTCACAGCCAGCTCTGCTTCGAGCGTTCCGACGCCGTGGTCCAGGCGATCCGCGACGTCGTCGGCCGGGCGCGCGCCTAA
- the dhaL gene encoding dihydroxyacetone kinase subunit DhaL, with the protein MQSLTAEDARSWIDRFTADIDDRFADLTDLDRRAGDGDYGTNLRSALRRASANLEAGPTDSPEAVFTAVANGFLNTGGTSGPLFGMWFREFAKAFAAATTAEAVATGAANAAAVVQRLGKAEVGHKTMVDAMVPAAEALSAAVGEGTDLPGALRSAATAAHEGAESTEQLLARRGRASYVGEHARGVVDPGALTVAWFFDAAVSVTAPA; encoded by the coding sequence ATGCAATCCCTCACCGCAGAGGACGCCCGGTCCTGGATCGACCGGTTCACCGCCGACATCGACGACCGCTTCGCCGACCTGACCGACCTCGACCGCCGCGCGGGCGACGGCGACTACGGCACCAACCTCCGCTCCGCGCTGCGGCGGGCATCGGCGAACCTGGAGGCCGGGCCCACCGACAGCCCGGAGGCGGTGTTCACCGCGGTGGCCAACGGATTCCTCAACACCGGCGGCACCAGCGGACCGCTGTTCGGCATGTGGTTCCGGGAGTTCGCCAAGGCGTTCGCGGCCGCGACCACCGCGGAGGCCGTCGCCACCGGCGCGGCCAACGCAGCCGCCGTCGTGCAGCGGCTCGGCAAGGCCGAGGTCGGGCACAAGACGATGGTCGACGCGATGGTGCCCGCCGCCGAGGCGCTGAGCGCCGCGGTCGGGGAAGGCACCGACCTGCCCGGCGCGCTGCGCTCGGCCGCCACCGCCGCGCACGAGGGAGCCGAGTCCACCGAGCAGCTGCTGGCCCGGCGCGGTCGCGCCAGCTACGTCGGCGAGCACGCGCGGGGCGTCGTCGACCCCGGCGCGCTCACCGTCGCGTGGTTCTTCGACGCGGCGGTGTCGGTCACGGCGCCCGCCTGA
- a CDS encoding dihydroxyacetone kinase subunit DhaK, with amino-acid sequence MSVRQLINDPDDFVAEALQGLQQAHPDLLRANPDPAYVVRADDDAASPKVALVSGGGSGHEPLHTGFVGRGMLDAAVPGAVFASPTAFQIRAAIGAADRGRGVLLVVKNYTGDVLNFSIAAELAREDGIEVETVLVDDDLATSSADEGGPGRRGTAAVVAVEKICGAAAERGASLSDLALLGKRVVDSARTMALALQACTHPGQSQPSFELPADEVEFGVGIHGEHGVGRRPFGPARDLVAELTRPITAELGLGDGDRVIAIVNGLGSTHALELSVAHRELTAFLGGLGVGVARSLVGPYVTALDMRGFSVTLLRAEDDFVDLWDAPVRTPALTW; translated from the coding sequence ATGTCAGTGCGGCAGTTGATCAACGACCCGGATGACTTCGTGGCCGAGGCGTTGCAGGGCCTGCAACAGGCGCACCCGGACCTGCTGCGCGCCAACCCGGACCCCGCCTACGTCGTCCGCGCCGACGACGACGCCGCGAGCCCGAAGGTCGCCCTGGTCTCCGGCGGCGGATCCGGCCACGAGCCGCTGCACACCGGTTTCGTCGGCAGGGGCATGCTCGACGCGGCGGTGCCGGGCGCGGTGTTCGCCAGCCCGACCGCCTTCCAGATCCGTGCGGCGATCGGCGCCGCCGACCGCGGCCGGGGCGTGCTGCTGGTCGTCAAGAACTACACCGGCGACGTGCTGAACTTCTCCATCGCCGCCGAACTGGCCCGCGAGGACGGCATCGAGGTCGAGACCGTCCTGGTCGACGACGACCTGGCCACCTCCAGCGCCGACGAGGGCGGACCCGGGCGGCGCGGCACGGCCGCGGTGGTCGCGGTGGAGAAGATCTGCGGTGCGGCGGCCGAACGCGGTGCGTCGCTGTCGGACCTGGCCCTGCTCGGCAAGCGGGTCGTCGACTCCGCCCGCACGATGGCGCTGGCGTTGCAGGCGTGCACCCACCCCGGCCAGTCGCAGCCCTCCTTCGAACTTCCCGCCGACGAGGTGGAGTTCGGCGTCGGCATCCACGGCGAGCACGGTGTCGGCCGCCGCCCGTTCGGCCCCGCCCGCGACCTGGTCGCCGAGCTCACCCGGCCGATCACCGCCGAGCTCGGCCTCGGCGACGGCGACCGGGTGATCGCCATCGTCAACGGCCTCGGCTCCACCCACGCCCTCGAACTGTCGGTGGCGCACCGCGAGCTGACCGCCTTCCTCGGCGGCCTCGGCGTCGGCGTGGCCCGGTCGCTGGTCGGCCCCTACGTGACGGCCCTGGACATGCGCGGCTTCTCGGTGACCCTGCTGCGCGCCGAGGACGACTTCGTGGACCTGTGGGACGCGCCGGTCCGGACCCCCGCCCTGACCTGGTGA
- a CDS encoding IclR family transcriptional regulator, whose product MIQSVDRAIRVLGVLQGARLLSLSEVAARLELPPSTVHGIIKTLLAHGMVVQDRATARYRLGPAVLKLGNVYLDTLELRSHTLSWSAELARRTGFAVRTGVALPDEVMIIHHEPRPDGSRQMPEVGIVIPIHASALGKVILAYSPALADGLGSGELRSMTGDTVTDANALREQLTAVRSNALATEQEEAVLGECGLAAPIFDSTGAVAGAIGVVVPMLEWPAEGAVATAVREAARNISRELGAPRWPAA is encoded by the coding sequence ATGATCCAGTCCGTCGATCGGGCGATCCGCGTTCTCGGCGTCCTGCAGGGAGCGCGGCTGCTGAGCCTGTCGGAGGTCGCCGCCCGGCTGGAGCTGCCGCCGTCGACCGTGCACGGCATCATCAAGACGCTGCTCGCGCACGGGATGGTCGTGCAGGACCGGGCGACCGCCCGCTACCGGCTGGGGCCGGCGGTGCTCAAGCTCGGCAACGTCTACCTCGACACGCTGGAGCTGCGTTCGCACACGCTGTCCTGGTCGGCGGAGCTGGCGCGCCGCACCGGCTTCGCGGTGCGCACCGGGGTCGCGCTGCCGGACGAGGTGATGATCATCCACCACGAGCCGCGGCCGGACGGGTCCCGCCAGATGCCCGAGGTCGGCATCGTGATCCCGATCCACGCCAGCGCGCTCGGCAAGGTCATCCTCGCCTACTCCCCCGCGCTGGCCGACGGGCTGGGCAGCGGCGAGCTGCGCAGCATGACCGGCGACACCGTCACCGACGCGAACGCGCTGCGCGAGCAGCTCACCGCGGTGCGCTCCAACGCGCTGGCGACCGAGCAGGAGGAGGCGGTGCTGGGCGAATGCGGGCTCGCCGCGCCGATCTTCGACTCGACGGGCGCGGTCGCGGGCGCGATCGGCGTGGTCGTGCCGATGCTGGAATGGCCCGCGGAAGGCGCGGTCGCGACGGCGGTGCGCGAGGCTGCCCGCAACATCTCCCGGGAACTCGGCGCACCACGCTGGCCCGCCGCCTGA
- a CDS encoding HAMP domain-containing sensor histidine kinase, with protein MRGSLRARIAVAAALAVAVAVSAMAVAGYAIVAHELDRSLNLGLQREVTRLVRQEQARPDSWSPSGPCVFLAAPACVQRVGTDGRGEGDYALPVDDGARAVAAGARSAYYRDVTLEGYPVRVLTAPLAPGTAVQVAVRSDRNAESLNRIGVAFLLAGLAGAGLAAGAGFVVARTGLAPVAALTATAERVARTRDPDERIEVTGTDELARLATSFNTMLVELRHALDTAQRSLSAQRRLVADASHELRTPLTGLRTNIDLLARAERLTPRQRFDTVEALRVQGTELTGLVNDLIDLARGDDPEAPAEAAEDVALDRLVADCVRRAQRHWPRITFESRLDAAIIEGAPARLARAVTNLLDNASKFSPPGGVVEVVLRDRELTIRDHGPGIPAEDAEHVFDRFYRAASARGLPGSGLGLAIVRQVADAHGATVTAEAPEGGGTAMRVRFPAEPGT; from the coding sequence GTGAGGGGGTCGCTGCGGGCGCGCATCGCCGTCGCCGCCGCCCTGGCGGTCGCGGTCGCGGTGTCGGCGATGGCCGTCGCCGGTTACGCGATCGTCGCCCACGAGCTCGACCGCTCGCTCAACCTCGGCCTCCAGCGCGAGGTGACGCGGCTGGTGCGCCAGGAGCAGGCGCGGCCGGACTCGTGGAGCCCATCGGGGCCGTGTGTCTTCCTCGCCGCCCCGGCGTGCGTGCAGCGGGTCGGCACCGACGGGCGGGGCGAGGGCGACTACGCGCTGCCGGTCGACGACGGCGCGCGGGCGGTGGCGGCCGGGGCCCGGTCCGCCTACTACCGCGACGTGACGCTGGAGGGGTATCCGGTCCGCGTGCTGACCGCGCCGCTCGCGCCCGGCACCGCGGTGCAGGTGGCCGTGCGCTCCGACCGCAACGCCGAGAGCCTGAACCGGATCGGCGTGGCCTTCCTGCTCGCCGGGCTCGCCGGGGCCGGACTCGCGGCCGGCGCCGGTTTCGTCGTCGCGCGCACCGGGTTGGCGCCGGTCGCGGCGCTGACCGCGACCGCGGAGCGGGTCGCCCGCACCCGCGACCCGGACGAGCGCATCGAGGTCACCGGCACCGACGAGCTGGCCCGGCTGGCGACCAGCTTCAACACGATGCTCGTCGAGCTGCGGCACGCGCTGGACACCGCGCAGCGGTCGCTGTCCGCGCAACGCCGCCTGGTCGCCGACGCCTCGCACGAGCTGCGCACCCCGCTGACCGGGCTGCGCACCAACATCGACCTGCTCGCCCGCGCCGAACGCCTCACCCCGCGGCAGCGCTTCGACACCGTGGAGGCGTTGCGGGTGCAGGGAACCGAGCTCACCGGGCTGGTCAACGACCTGATCGACCTGGCGCGCGGCGACGATCCCGAGGCACCGGCGGAGGCGGCCGAGGACGTCGCGCTCGACCGGCTCGTCGCCGACTGCGTGCGGCGCGCGCAGCGGCACTGGCCGCGGATCACCTTCGAGTCCCGGCTCGACGCGGCGATCATCGAGGGTGCTCCCGCCAGGCTGGCCCGCGCGGTCACCAACCTGCTCGACAACGCCTCCAAGTTCAGCCCGCCGGGAGGTGTCGTGGAGGTCGTGCTGCGAGATCGGGAGCTGACGATCCGCGACCACGGCCCGGGAATCCCGGCCGAGGACGCCGAGCACGTCTTCGACCGCTTCTACCGCGCCGCCTCGGCGCGCGGGCTCCCTGGCTCCGGCCTGGGGCTGGCGATCGTCCGGCAGGTGGCCGATGCGCACGGGGCGACGGTCACCGCCGAGGCGCCCGAGGGCGGCGGAACCGCCATGCGAGTGCGATTTCCCGCCGAACCAGGGACGTGA